TCAGGCCAAGTATATCATGCCCTATTTGTTGGGTAATCTTTGTATAGAGAGAGCCAATCAGGTATGGCAGATTGACATCACCTATATCCCTATGAAAAAGGGATTTATGTACTTGACAGCAATCATTGACGTGTACAGTCGCTTTATAG
This genomic stretch from Gloeocapsopsis sp. IPPAS B-1203 harbors:
- a CDS encoding DDE-type integrase/transposase/recombinase, whose amino-acid sequence is MGYEVNEKRVRRLLRKMGIEAIYPKKNLSRLGQAKYIMPYLLGNLCIERANQVWQIDITYIPMKKGFMYLTAIIDVYSRFI